The following coding sequences are from one Caminibacter pacificus window:
- a CDS encoding tRNA uridine 5-carboxymethylaminomethyl modification protein, whose product MSENQNNKEKPFNFWLFMGGIFIGLLVLTAIVVGVPYLLMK is encoded by the coding sequence ATGAGTGAAAATCAAAACAATAAAGAAAAACCTTTTAACTTTTGGCTTTTTATGGGAGGAATATTTATCGGTCTTTTGGTATTAACAGCTATTGTTGTGGGTGTTCCTTATCTTTTAATGAAGTAA